One window of Quercus robur chromosome 5, dhQueRobu3.1, whole genome shotgun sequence genomic DNA carries:
- the LOC126728595 gene encoding TMV resistance protein N-like, which produces MQLFVAKYPIGIDSRVEAIELLLDMNSYEVRMLGICGLGGVGKTTITKAVYNRIIDRFEGSCFLENVRENSGTTNGIIQQQERLLTKISGNRYLKVDSVSEGINMIKERLCRTRILLVLDDVDELKEIENFLGECNWLSLGSRVIITTRDKHLITALGKDYPIYEVKELNQSEALELFSLHAFQTDKLEKDYSKLAKQIINYANGLPLALKIIGSDLCGKSIHEWKSALEKYKNIPHKKIQEKLKISYDGLEKTEKVIFLDIACFFKGFSKDFVVNILDACNLYPNYGIKRLIDKCLLTIDQFGQLSMHDLLQQMGREIVQQESEEPENRSRIWCYKDAHEVLTRNMGLNKIRGIMWCSPKPIMVSLEAKAFKRMENLKFLIVRNVHICEELKYLPNGLRLLEWHEFPFSLPSKYCPQQLVALDMPHSRIRLEKLLKQGIRFENLKLINLSWCESIVDLPKLLAPNLEELDLSCCKNLVRLETLFEQGSQFKNLKGINLQYCESITKLPNLCAPNLEKLDLRYCRNLVEIHESIGFLDKLERWYLISCEKLKTLPSNLMLKSLDVFDLEGCLSLEKFPNIHPEMKCLESLDLQRSGIRELPSSIEYLTSLTELHLNNCQNLRDLPDSIYKLQMLKKLWISTTKLRPVCNSFDSLSRYGVLGLEHLNLSDCENIIELDFFMKPDYFPFLKYLCLSGTNVVTIPKSISRFTKLKELQIYNCNQLREIPMLPQSIRRVYAKNSLVLDPQSSSKLLTQFGEILRLPDRMCDSAISDIIVDPRPSSGLLHEIVLSSSVFDDFSSETEDYGSEDEDDDYEIIVPGTEIPKWFNYQSVGNSISFQQVGRKFPKFAVCIAFGPEAYIGECYCEVYLSINGCEKIFYDSIFMKEISNHLWLISISHQALLKKLNYSNLFEQNHVEVIWRIENWTISSSSPNPINLTNIIKRWGVYVECTHFSQKSGIFHDYYKNVDDDSQEERCPAMFSFTSTSETQNMLIGEPGMQHQFHSNIVPRPLNECEGAKMAVPYLPFPSVTLDGESSLVPRDTKNPPLPLLFSTSYGSDMDNRDFNIVGVMGLSMKTNSGLTQPYLGLDSMTHSDVYGLYSSPIASIGYNDSNAGDGWPPLVLDNIEQLSLPSNLELPTETPNNGFDSSLGGGKYLGFDSIFHSDGYNLDSSSITGELRPLAILNDTRHDSSPSYLKLPMDTTSESNLGLGWPDLGFCSTVNDGFDLGSSSMPITFLDDDSNLNLHPSSKKMRNF; this is translated from the exons ATGCAATTATTTGTTGCAAAATACCCAATTGGAATAGATTCTCGTGTTGAGGCTATAGAATTGCTTTTAGATATGAATTCATATGAAGTTCGCATGCTAGGCATTTGTGGCCTTGGGGGAGTAGGCAAGACTACAATCACAAAAGCTGTTTATAACAGAATTATTGATCGTTTTGAAGGAAGTTGCTTTCTAGAGAATGTTAGAGAAAATTCAGGGACAACCAATGGCATAATCCAACAACAAGAGAGGCTTCTTACTAAGATCTCAGGAAATAGATATTTGAAGGTGGACAGTGTATCCGAAGGAATCAATATGATCAAGGAAAGACTTTGTCGGACAAGAATTCTTTTagttcttgatgatgtggatgaattgaaagagatagaaaattttctTGGAGAATGTAATTGGCTTTCTTTGGGAAGTAGAGTCATTATAACAACAAGAGACAAACATCTAATAACCGCACTTGGTAAAGATTATCCAATTTATGAGGTTAAGGAATTGAATCAAAGTGAAGCTCTTGAACTCTTCAGTTTGCATGCCTTCCAAACAGATAAACTTGAGAAGGATTATTCGAAACTTGCTAAGCAAATTATAAATTATGCCAATGGCCTTCCATTGGCTCTAAAAATAATAGGTTCTGATTTGTGTGGCAAAAGTATACATGAATGGAAAAGTGCATTAGAAAAGTATAAAAACATTCCtcacaaaaaaatacaagaaaaactcaaaattagTTATGATGGACTAGAAAAAACTGAAAAGGTTATTTTTCTCGATATCGCATGTTTCTTCAAGGGATTCTCCAAGGATTTTGTTGTAAATATATTAGATGCTTGTAATTTATATCCAAATTATGGTATTAAAAGACTTATTGATAAGTGTCTCCTAACTATTGATCAATTTGGCCAATTGTCGATGCATGACTTGCTGCAACAAATGGGTAGGGAAATCGTTCAACAAGAATCAGAAGAACCTGAAAATCGTAGCAGGATATGGTGTTATAAAGATGCTCATGAAGTACTAACCAGAAATATG GGGTTGAATAAAATTCGAGGCATAATGTGGTGCTCACCTAAACCAATAATGGTGTCATTGGAAGCTAAAGCTTTTAAAAGGATggaaaatctcaaatttcttatagTTCGTAATGTACACATTTGTGAAGAACTTAAATATCTCCCCAACGGGTTAAGGTTGCTTGAATGGCATGAATTTCCTTTTTCCTTACCATCCAAATATTGTCCTCAACAACTTGTTGCACTCGATATGCCCCATAGTCGCATTAGACTAGAGAAGCTATTGAAACAG GGGATCaggtttgaaaatttaaaacttatcaaCCTCAGCTGGTGTGAATCCATTGTAGATTTACCTAAGTTATTAGCTCCAAACTTAGAGGAACTGGACCTTTCTTGTTGTAAAAATTTAGTTAGATTGGAGACACTATTTGAACAG GGGTCCCAATTCAAAAATTTGAAGGGTATCAATCTCCAATACTGTGAATCTATCACAAAATTACCTAACTTATGCGCACCAAACTTAGAGAAATTGGACCTTCGTTATTGTAGAAACTTAGTTGAAATTCATGAGTCTATTGGATTTCTTGATAAGCTTGAAAGATGGTACCTCATATCTTGTGAAAAACTTAAAACTCTTCCAAGTAACCTCATGTTGAAATCCCTTGATGTTTTTGATCTTGAGGGCTGCTTAAGCCTTGAGAAGTTTCCTAAtattcatccagaaatgaaatGCTTAGAGTCTTTAGATTTGCAAAGGAGTGGTATTAGAGAGTTGCCTTCATCAATTGAGTATCTCACTAGTCTAACTGAGTTACACCTAAATAATTGTCAAAACCTTAGGGATCTACCAGACAGCATCTATAAATTGCAAATGCTTAAGAAATTATGGATTTCTACCACCAAATTGAGACCAGTGTGCAATTCTTTTGATAGCCTTTCCAGATATGGGGTTTTGGGGTTGGAACATCTGAATCTTAGCGATTGtgaaaatataattgaattGGACTTTTTTATGAAGCCTGATTACTTCCCTTTTTTGAAATATCTATGTCTATCTGGAACTAATGTTGTTACCATTCCTAAAAGCATTAGTAGATTTACTAAATTAAAGGAACTTCAAATATACAATTGCAATCAGCTTCGAGAAATTCCAATGCTTCCACAATCTATAAGAAGAGTATATGCAAAAAACTCCCTAGTGTTGGATCCACAATCATCAAGCAAATTATTAACTCAg TTTGGAGAAATTCTAAGGCTACCTGATAGAATGTGCGATAGTGCAATAAGTGACATCATTGTTGATCCTCGACCATCAAGCGGATTATTGCATGAGATTGTTCTCTCTTCCTCGGTCTTTGATGATTTCTCATCTGAAACTGAGGATTATGGATCCgaagatgaggatgatgatTATGAAATTATAGTACCAGGAACTGAGATTCCAAAGTGGTTCAATTATCAAAGTGTTGGAAATTCCATATCATTCCAGCAGGTTGGTCGGAAGTTTCCAAAATTCGCTGTTTGCATTGCTTTTGGACCAGAGGCATATATAGGTGAATGTTATTGTGAGGTTTACCTTTCCATCAATGGTtgcgaaaaaattttctatGATTCAATTTTTATGAAAGAAATTTCTAATCATTTGTGGTTAATTTCTATATCTCATCAAGCGTTGCTGAAGAAATTAAATTACTCAAATCTATTTGAACAAAATCATGTTGAGGTTATATGGAGAATTGAGAATTGGACGATAAGTTCTTCTTCTCCCAATCCAATAAATCTTACCAATATCATAAAAAGGTGGGGGGTCTATGTAGAATGCACACACTTTTCTCAGAAATCTGGTATCTTCCATGACTACTACAAAAATGTTGATGATGATTCACAAGAAGAGAGGTGCCCAGCGATGTTTAGCTTTACAAGTACTTCGGAGACACAAAATATGCTGATTGGTGAACCAGGAATGCAACACCAATTTCACTCCAACATTGTCCCAAGACCCCTAAATGAATGTGAAGGGGCCAAGATGGCTGTGCCTTACTTGCCCTTTCCTAGTGTTACACTTGATGGTGAGTCTTCCTTGGTTCCTAGAGATACCAAAAACCCACCTTTGCCATTATTGTTCTCCACTTCTTATGGTTCAGATATGGATAACAGGGATTTCAACATTGTAGGAGTTATGGGGCTTTCAATGAAAACAAACTCAGGTTTGACACAACCATATTTGGGATTAGACTCAATGACTCATAGTGATGTGTATGGTTTGTATTCATCACCAATTGCAAGCATTGGATATAATGACTCAAATGCTGGAGATGGTTGGCCTCCCTTGGTTCTTGATAACATTGAGCAACTTTCTTTGCCATCTAATTTAGAGCTTCCAACGGAAACACCAAATAATGGGTTTGACTCTAGTTTAGGAGGTGGAAAGTATTTAGGATTTGACTCAATATTTCATAGTGATGGTTATAA